The region AACACAATCTGTAATGACGAACAATTCTGTTGGTTTTCCTCGGTCTCTGCCTTCTTTGTCTTTTCCTGATTTAATACAAATCGCATCGTCTCCTACGTCAAAACGGCAATTGGTTACCGATCCGATTCTACAGGATTCTAAATCCAGTCCATCGCCATTTTGAGAATACCATGGATTACGAATCGTCAAATTGCGCAAAGTAAGATGTTCACACATTAACGGATTGACATTCCAAGCAGGAGAATTCTGAAATGTAACACCGTCTAAAAGCAGTTTTTTACAATTCACAAAATTGACCATAACGGGACGAAGCGCTTCTTTATAAGGCTCCATATTTTCTACGGTTTGTTTTTTAGGCAGTTTGTCTTTTTCTTCATTCCCCAAATAAGCTCCTTTTGACGGATACCAGATTTTACCGTCTTTGGATAAAACACCACCCGATTTTACCAGTTCATCCCATTGCCCGGCAGTCATTTTTCCAATTTTGACTGGTCGCCATTTAGCCCCATTTCCATCAAAAATACCTTCTCCGGTAATGGCAATATTTTCCAGATTAATTCCCATAATAGGCGATTCACAGCGAATGACTTTACTTCCTTCAAAATAAGATTCAATCAGTTTGTATTGTTTTAAATCACTTGTAAAAGAAACAAATGCACCATTTTGAGTATGGAGATTTACATTGCTTTTCATTTTTATCGGCCCCGTTGTCCATAAACCAGCCGGAATTAAAACAACACCTCCGCCAGATTCTGAACATTTGCTGATCGCATCGTTAATGGCTTTGGTACACAATGCTTCAGTATTTGGAACTGCGCCAAAATCGATAATATTTAAAGTGTCTTTTTTAAAAGTCGGAATCTG is a window of Flavobacterium crocinum DNA encoding:
- a CDS encoding glycoside hydrolase family 28 protein, with amino-acid sequence MIKIKNRLLITVFLFTALSCVSQKKVASNVTEKSSALKIPFKMPEIQIPTFKKDTLNIIDFGAVPNTEALCTKAINDAISKCSESGGGVVLIPAGLWTTGPIKMKSNVNLHTQNGAFVSFTSDLKQYKLIESYFEGSKVIRCESPIMGINLENIAITGEGIFDGNGAKWRPVKIGKMTAGQWDELVKSGGVLSKDGKIWYPSKGAYLGNEEKDKLPKKQTVENMEPYKEALRPVMVNFVNCKKLLLDGVTFQNSPAWNVNPLMCEHLTLRNLTIRNPWYSQNGDGLDLESCRIGSVTNCRFDVGDDAICIKSGKDKEGRDRGKPTELFVITDCVVYHAHGGFTIGSEMSGGVKNIYAKNLTFNGTDCGLRFKSVRGRGGVVENIWMEDIRMNNIPTDAINFNLYYFGKSLTEDKETGEVAVAKEPVSEETPAFKNMYFKNIYVNGASQAMKIMGIPEMPVEGIVFENMIIRSDVGIQMNYTSKIEFKGLDLRLDKPGIAVSFSNSQNVNIEGFKSTGENQMFWVGGTATKDITLNSEGRKMIWDKDVKVLEAVKNEVKIN